From the Cloeon dipterum chromosome 4, ieCloDipt1.1, whole genome shotgun sequence genome, the window tttcaattttaaaatggaaaattttaaataaaaaaaaacttttttcaattcaattgaaggttttgtttagaaaatattcatcaaaatattttcccacatcatatttaacattttaacttGGTACACTATTGAGAAAAAGTGGATTAGTGTGTatattatttagaataataattactccTTCCACTGCTGCAAGCCAAGTCAACCGGGTCCTGCACGGCCGAGAGGGAGTTGGGAGGGTTGGCGAGAAGTGCAACGGCACCGTCCAGGATGTCACTGTCCGGAGACAACTCAGCAAATTTTTCAGATCGAATGTAGACGTTGGAAATGCCAACGCTGTGCAAGTATTTTTCGTATTCACGTTTCCtgttcatgaaaataattctaacttttattattttaaataaaaattaaacgcatACTTGTCTCCAGCTCCGAAGACAATGAGAGGCCTGTTTGAGGTGCAGGACGCGAGCAGGGTGGCCAGATAAGCCGACGTGCGTGGTGAGTGAGCGTGACTTTGAATCACAGTTCCCGTCAGGGCAAAGTCGTCCAGGACGTAGCAAAACGTGGCCGGGCCCAAGCAGAATGCCCTTCCCTTTGAAATCgacatttgaattaaaattactgaagCCTAGCTAAAAACAGGAGTTACTTGTAAAACTAAAAGGCCCTCCTGAACCAGTTGGGACTGTGCGAAACTTGCCCTGAGTGAAGGGTGGTGGTGCAGCAGGCCAGGACACCGCTTGTCTGTTCGCACCGACTTGACTTCTTCGCTTGGACCGTCTATCACAAAGCCAGACTCTTCTAACAGAGATAAGGCGTCGTCTCTCCTACGAAAACATTCGTTAGGCAACCTGAGCAACGTGAATGACATGCGGAATGCATTAAGggggaattaaatttcttttattctttaatttaatttggtttttgatagaattttgacttgaaataaaacatgCATTGAAAATCAGATGGGGCTTCTTACTAgataaaggattttttaatttagagatTCATGTTAAAACCGGTCTAATTTTCAATCCATAAAATCACTTGGTAGTAAAgctgaaatttcctttttttttaaataaattgctccaAGTTGATAATCCCAGCCGGGAATATtagcaataaaatgcaattcaGGTCTGAAATATtagaatgattttattttaatcagaaaagctcaaatttaattttataaaatcagaaaaaaattaaatgtatttgccttcaatttcattgaatttccGCATTTTAACCTGATATAAGAATCATTTAACCTGATTTTGCAGGTGTTGATCCAAATGGTGGTGGGGATGAGGTGCTCGTCGCGGCAGTCTTTGCGGTCGCGCAGCGATTTGGGGAGCAGTTGCTCGAGCCTGAGCGCGTGGCTCTTGATCCTGAGGCGCGCCAGGGCGGCTGCCAGCTTCACCCTGACGCTCCACAGCGCCTCCTCGACCTCAGCCATGCGTGCCCGCTGCCACAGGTCGCGCAGGTCGGCTGGGCAGTGCGATTCCCTGCAGTAGAAGCGCCGCTGGTACAATCGGCACAGCAGCAGGTGCACCAGCATACTCTCGCCGcacaactaatttttaatttgaaattaaaaccactacaaaattcagttttaatttgctaaattttaattttctaaaggaATTACAGAGatatacaaatatattttgaatttatttttacaaaaattcatgttaaaatttttatcttaaacagataaattaaagaaacacAAATGTAAGGCCATTTTacgtaatttttcagtttttgtcTTCAATTTTAAGTTCATTCTTTAACTCGCAATTTGACTCTAATTTTCTCTGgttgtttttcttaaaattaatagatcACAaggtttttgtaaatgcaatttgaatttacttcGTTTCTCCAAACCATTTTGCATCGTTTGTCAAGTTTCCCCGCCGTTtaacagagaaaataaaacattcaacAGCAAATAACGCGGGAAGAGGCAACTAAATAAATCACGTCGCTTGGCGCGGCCACCATTATCATGAAAAATGGTCACGTCAAATTACGCACACCTGTTGAGGACAGTCAGTGAcaagcgagtgtgtgtgtatgtgtgctaAGCGGTGTGGCTGGAAGCCAAATGAGCATCCACCGCGTTCGGCTGCTCCGTCTGCaacgatttaattaaagttggcAGTCGTTTAGCAGTGCCGCCGCGTGCTGATTGATCTGATCCGCACGGCGCGGTGCACGCGAAAGGTCGATTTACGGCCTTGCGTCGAGGAGAGGGCTCTCGTGactaaaaattcgaaattatgCTCATATACTCGCCTGCGGAAAAATCGTAAAGAAGTTGGTGTCTTGTAGTGCCTGATTAAAGACGCTGCGgtctgcaaattgaaaataactcACTGCTCTGCTGCCCCTGGGAACGCTCGCACGTGCATTTgaattgaaacttttttttgttattatattcACCCACATCTAAAGGCGTCGTAGGTGAGGGCCAAGACCTGCCGCTGCTCCTCCTCGTGCCGGAAGCTCACGTCCATTTTCTCCCTGGCCAGCAGGCAGCCCGCCTTGACCAGGGTGCCCATGTCGCACGCCTCGTCGTCGCCGCCCGACGTCTGCTCGGCGAACTTGATCGGGCCGATTGCATCTTTTGTCGCGACGCCCAGCGAAACGGCTGCAAAGTCGTTGGTGTAATTCGATTTATCCAGCTCATCGCCCACACTGAAATTGATAGACAGTCGGAATTTAATGTGAGgcctttaaagaaaaattatggaaaattcttttttgaaATACACTTCTGTTAAAAATTGGGGATAAGCTCAAATACACCTAGAGCTAGTGtggtttaaatttgcaagaaaagcTGCTCCATAGTTTACATGCTAATTAAGCGGTGAGAACAGTCTctctattgaaaatcatgatttattttgccagaagggaaatttgccTCAAAATCCACCCATCATCATCAGAAAAAACGGAAGTTTAACTACTTGGtatcctgatttcattattgctcaTTATAGAGATAAACGGTTGTTAAATTCCACACAAAAATGGACTCAGTGTTGACCTTAATAActtggaatgaaaatttgctgTACTGGGGgctgctaaaatttttaaattgaagggTTGGAAcctatttctaaattttcgatggtctaaataaattttcattcatcacATGGAATTAGCTCATCGGTTCAAATTTCCCTCAAAttcaaagaacaaaaaaatattaaatggcTCTCCTCTTGTGcggatttgatttatttaatttaagagaagaTACTGGCTTTTTTCTAACTCAGCTCATCTCAGGCCTCAGCAGCAGAacttttaaggaaattttgaatcactGTATGgccaaagaaaacaatttgctGCACTCATTCTGCTGAGTGAACACAGTAAAAAGGAAAGAACGTGTTCCTAAATCTTGTGGAAACCCCCGCCTCTCGTTCTCCCTGCGATAAAACTCCTTTGTAAATCATTCGCAAGAGCACAAAATTCCACATGCACGTATCAGCTATATTAGTGCCTCTCCTCTCGCACGCTTTGTATTAAGGATTAGCATGTTTATTACTCATCATTATTCTCGTTGTGCTCGTGAGTAATTAGTATGTAATTTCAACAGCTCCGCATGATTAAGTTCAACaataggattttattttttacatttttagatttagagtaattcaatttaagtaacatgaataaatttcaactgaaatacAACGTATTGTAATATGAAGTTAATTTATCATCTCGTTATTGAATAAAACATGAgagttattttcatttcccaTATGAGTagctaaatttgaatttatagcGTTTATAAACTGTTTAGAGTGACGGCAACACGTTTGGCTTCAGCTTTTTGGCACCTCTATTTCACCTTCGCTTTTTATTCAGACAACAAAATTGCCCGAGTTTACAAAACATCAATTGCGTGCCTGCGTGGTGCAAAACTGCGCTGGCCTAATTCTGACAAAAATCACTCAGAATCACTCACAATCGCATATAATAGCGTGTGTGAGCCAGAGCCTCCCCCGCCTGAACTCCATCCCCCGGTCGGCCGGCcgagctgattgtgaggagGAAGCTGGAAACAGTTGTTTCTGTCAAAGGCAGGTTCCGCTTCACCTGTGTGATTGACACATTCCTAAGGGTTGTTTAACCATCACGCGCAGAGCAGTTTTGCACCTCCAACTCCTCGTCTGC encodes:
- the LOC135942877 gene encoding uncharacterized protein LOC135942877 isoform X1 produces the protein MSTSVAPCAPGSEFSSPDTLAKRKAPSDRTWRLKNYYLLLERQRTKLVHVGDELDKSNYTNDFAAVSLGVATKDAIGPIKFAEQTSGGDDEACDMGTLVKAGCLLAREKMDVSFRHEEEQRQVLALTYDAFRYRSVFNQALQDTNFFTIFPQASI
- the LOC135942877 gene encoding uncharacterized protein LOC135942877 isoform X2, with protein sequence MEVKSSVGDELDKSNYTNDFAAVSLGVATKDAIGPIKFAEQTSGGDDEACDMGTLVKAGCLLAREKMDVSFRHEEEQRQVLALTYDAFRYRSVFNQALQDTNFFTIFPQASI